The DNA region CCGGATGCCGCGGACCGAGCGCGTCTTCGATGCGCTGGCCTGCGCGATCCTCGAGCAGAAGGTGACCGGCATGCAGGCGTTCGGCGCCTGGCGGCACCTGGTGACGGGGTTCGGGCAGCGTGCGCCGGGGCCGACTCCGCGACCCCTGTTCGCCGCGCCGAACGTCGAGGCGTGGCGCGCCGTGCCCTCCTGGGCGTTCCATCGTGCGGGCGTGCAGCCACCGCAGGCGCGCACCATCGCCCGCTCCGCCATGCGCGGGGCGAGCATCGAGCGCGCCGTGCTCACGGCATCCGACGGTGAGGCACGGGAACGAGTGCTGACCAGCCTGCCCGGCATCGGGCCGTGGACGTCCGCCGAAACCCGCATCCGCGCGCTGGGCGACCCGGATGCCGTCAGCGTCGGCGACTTCCACCTCGCGCACGAGGTCGGGTACGCCCTGACCGGCTCCCGCACCGACGATGACGGGATGCTGCAGCTGCTGGCGCCGTGGGCCGGGCACCGGCAGCGCGTCATCCGGCTGATCTT from Microbacterium soli includes:
- a CDS encoding DNA-3-methyladenine glycosylase 2 family protein codes for the protein MTLTTDAVPQTDAPARSVHRPRHPLDLLATVGMLRRGRNDPTMAVENGRIWMAFRTDAGVATLCLRQRSDGVHATAWGPGAGEALDRVPALCGAEDDLDGFDVSSHAGLAELAHRFPGIRMPRTERVFDALACAILEQKVTGMQAFGAWRHLVTGFGQRAPGPTPRPLFAAPNVEAWRAVPSWAFHRAGVQPPQARTIARSAMRGASIERAVLTASDGEARERVLTSLPGIGPWTSAETRIRALGDPDAVSVGDFHLAHEVGYALTGSRTDDDGMLQLLAPWAGHRQRVIRLIFAAGIREPRRGPRLSPEDHRRR